One Terriglobia bacterium DNA segment encodes these proteins:
- the thiO gene encoding glycine oxidase ThiO, with protein sequence MKTWDAIIVGGGIIGMSLAYSLKKHGTQVLVVERGEPGREASHAAAGMLADLDPHTPEALRPMATASARMYPEFVHELQDESGSRADLRDDGTIYFPDPKATLGATAAEMTDGEKLKALEPWLRYTGVAVSLKERSVDPRALMAALLKVAKHREIQIASGSPATGLMLNHGAVVGVKTARTEFYAPVVVNCAGAWASAFGPGRTPTKPVKGQMLALIPSRRNLLRHVVRAPTVYLVPRSDGRIVVGSTLEDAGFDKQVNPNTIQHLHQKAAELLPELGQARILEAWAGLRPGTPDGLPILGRGDVEGYFLATGHYRDGILMAPITAVVVTQFIHGVQPEFDLKEFAPERFR encoded by the coding sequence GTGAAGACTTGGGATGCCATCATCGTCGGCGGCGGGATTATCGGAATGTCGCTGGCGTATTCGTTGAAAAAGCACGGAACGCAGGTGCTGGTGGTGGAGCGCGGTGAGCCTGGACGCGAGGCATCGCATGCGGCGGCCGGAATGCTGGCCGATCTCGATCCGCACACGCCGGAAGCGCTCCGACCGATGGCGACGGCCAGCGCGCGGATGTATCCCGAGTTCGTGCACGAGCTGCAGGACGAGTCCGGCAGCCGCGCGGACCTGCGCGACGACGGCACCATCTACTTCCCCGACCCGAAGGCCACGCTGGGGGCCACCGCCGCCGAGATGACCGACGGCGAGAAGCTGAAAGCACTGGAGCCATGGCTGAGGTACACCGGAGTTGCGGTGTCGCTGAAGGAACGCAGCGTAGATCCGCGGGCGCTGATGGCTGCGCTTCTGAAAGTGGCCAAGCACCGCGAAATCCAGATCGCCTCCGGCAGCCCGGCTACGGGACTGATGCTGAACCACGGAGCCGTCGTGGGAGTAAAGACCGCAAGAACCGAGTTTTACGCACCCGTTGTCGTGAACTGCGCGGGCGCATGGGCGAGCGCATTCGGTCCGGGACGCACGCCCACCAAACCCGTTAAGGGGCAGATGCTGGCGCTGATTCCGTCGCGCCGCAACCTGCTGCGGCACGTGGTGCGCGCGCCGACGGTGTACCTGGTGCCGCGCAGCGACGGGCGCATCGTGGTGGGTTCGACGCTGGAGGATGCTGGCTTCGACAAACAGGTCAATCCGAACACCATTCAACACCTGCATCAGAAAGCGGCGGAACTTCTGCCCGAGCTTGGACAGGCGCGGATATTGGAAGCGTGGGCGGGCTTGCGGCCAGGCACGCCGGATGGATTGCCGATCTTGGGTCGCGGAGACGTGGAGGGATATTTTCTGGCCACGGGCCACTATCGCGACGGCATCCTTATGGCGCCGATCACGGCGGTGGTTGTGACGCAGTTCATCCACGGAGTGCAGCCGGAGTTTGACCTGAAGGAGTTCGCGCCAGAAAGATTCAGATAA